The following coding sequences are from one Caloranaerobacter sp. TR13 window:
- a CDS encoding prepilin-type N-terminal cleavage/methylation domain-containing protein: MWLKNGINKDAGLTLIEVLVTIAILGIIIIPLSSFFITTAKINNESRDKFKATLIAQKFIEDLKLSDSIVEGETQYKVENYDVIVNITNISDLSESESSFYDTIVDYDVKIEIDKDNQNYISIYDKDDNLLAKDYISVEAKIDIAMIDSFITINIYDNNSLLSTTNIENNGDEGSLILNILGDMDFVINSNNQTENDLIIYFCKSGTSTSNYSFYNLGGKVTRYENILILDNKSESSLKGLYKVDVEVKKDGNTLEQITGYKLLTN; this comes from the coding sequence ATGTGGCTTAAAAATGGAATAAATAAAGATGCAGGTCTAACTTTAATAGAAGTGTTAGTAACTATAGCAATTCTAGGTATAATAATTATTCCTTTATCTTCATTTTTTATAACTACAGCGAAAATTAATAATGAATCAAGAGATAAATTCAAGGCTACTTTAATAGCTCAGAAATTTATAGAAGACCTAAAATTATCAGATAGTATAGTAGAAGGAGAAACACAGTATAAAGTTGAAAATTATGATGTTATAGTAAATATAACTAATATTTCAGATTTATCAGAGTCTGAAAGTAGTTTCTATGATACCATCGTTGATTATGATGTAAAAATTGAAATTGATAAAGATAACCAAAATTATATTTCGATATATGATAAAGATGATAATTTGTTAGCAAAAGACTATATTAGTGTAGAAGCTAAAATAGACATAGCAATGATAGATTCATTTATAACTATTAATATTTATGATAATAACAGTTTGTTGAGCACTACAAATATAGAAAATAATGGGGATGAAGGAAGTCTGATTTTAAATATATTAGGCGATATGGATTTTGTAATAAATAGTAATAACCAAACAGAAAATGATTTGATTATATATTTTTGTAAAAGTGGTACTTCAACTTCGAATTATAGTTTTTATAATTTAGGTGGAAAGGTAACTAGGTATGAAAATATTTTGATTTTAGATAATAAAAGTGAAAGTAGTTTAAAAGGACTATATAAAGTAGATGTAGAAGTAAAAAAAGATGGAAATACATTAGAACAGATTACAGGTTATAAGCTACTTACAAATTAG
- a CDS encoding Tfp pilus assembly protein FimT/FimU: MFRHITNNKGSTLVLLMIIMAILSLLGVTILTISVTNFKFKMVNSKVKKNFYMTEAGLDEAYIIVKNLIIEAIEEGNKSVEDFIANLDLEEGSIYIKEDGTIDLDALNQAQNELFKDTYKAYVLDNIKNRLENSDNYTIELDGIKPQIEVLNDFLSFSEDKLELDIESTFINDGIEKKIKTSLIISIPNYNEPIYITSTVNEIPVNTVWEKVISSDGNMLIKSGNVEINGDIFVKGIDNSGGITLEGTDLAFNVNGNIITDYNFKVNSTNNNVEINGNIFAKNFIISEGTNNTVINQDEGSFYLMDDLELNGSNCVVNIKGNFYGISDSSDASDPDQSSSIVINTDDIGTGSELNIDGDVIIHGSSFINTYGGKYQTGESISIKGNYIAYTYPLQELGDRDNKPSLKSDNVVFEYYDPLVLVDRYKNGEKLLVQDKSDYIKFYQDEYQQSSELNLGAGIKLDESKSLIHTGALVYDGKIIPSNIKVEDQEIINEKRATYDLYVNKMGDESIQLEKITVDDQIDYTKIIDKIDYNSEKKELIILDKDNEDFAIIGPNSDESDLPKDITKVLINNDLVKGIIITNGDLYLLGEINFIGSIITTGNIYILNDGIKEIKHNTNIVSKLIYENNITNIFKNNSNNKIALESNINVNKTESGNGIQVEDLIEVSNWKLIR; encoded by the coding sequence ATGTTTAGACATATAACTAACAACAAAGGATCGACTTTAGTATTATTAATGATAATTATGGCGATATTAAGTTTACTTGGTGTTACTATACTGACTATTTCAGTAACAAATTTCAAATTTAAAATGGTTAATAGTAAAGTAAAAAAGAATTTTTATATGACAGAAGCAGGATTAGATGAAGCATATATTATAGTAAAAAATTTAATTATAGAAGCTATTGAAGAAGGGAATAAATCAGTAGAGGATTTTATAGCAAATTTAGATTTAGAAGAAGGGAGTATATACATAAAAGAAGATGGAACGATAGATTTAGATGCTTTAAATCAAGCACAAAATGAGTTATTTAAGGATACTTATAAAGCGTATGTGTTAGACAACATTAAGAATAGATTAGAGAATTCAGATAATTACACAATAGAGTTAGATGGTATTAAACCGCAAATTGAAGTATTAAATGATTTTTTAAGTTTTTCTGAGGACAAGCTTGAACTAGACATAGAATCTACTTTTATAAATGATGGAATTGAGAAAAAAATAAAAACCTCTTTAATTATAAGTATACCAAATTATAATGAGCCTATTTATATCACATCAACAGTTAATGAAATACCTGTTAATACAGTTTGGGAAAAAGTTATCTCTTCTGATGGCAATATGTTAATTAAAAGTGGAAATGTTGAAATTAACGGAGATATATTTGTAAAGGGAATAGATAATAGTGGTGGAATAACGTTAGAAGGAACTGATTTAGCTTTTAATGTTAATGGAAACATTATTACAGATTATAACTTTAAAGTAAATTCAACGAATAATAATGTTGAGATTAATGGTAATATTTTTGCAAAAAACTTCATTATAAGTGAAGGTACTAATAATACAGTAATAAATCAAGATGAAGGTTCTTTTTATCTAATGGATGATTTAGAATTAAATGGCAGCAATTGTGTAGTAAATATTAAAGGTAATTTTTATGGTATATCTGATAGTTCAGATGCTTCAGACCCAGACCAATCAAGCAGTATTGTTATAAATACAGATGATATTGGTACTGGTTCAGAGCTAAATATTGATGGTGATGTTATAATACATGGTTCTTCTTTTATAAATACTTATGGTGGGAAGTATCAAACAGGAGAGTCAATATCTATAAAAGGAAATTATATTGCTTATACATATCCTTTACAAGAGTTAGGAGATAGAGATAATAAACCAAGTTTAAAAAGCGACAATGTAGTTTTTGAATATTATGATCCTCTTGTGTTAGTAGATAGATATAAAAATGGAGAAAAATTATTAGTTCAAGATAAAAGTGACTATATAAAGTTTTATCAGGATGAATATCAGCAATCAAGTGAACTAAATTTAGGAGCAGGTATAAAATTAGATGAATCTAAAAGTTTAATTCATACAGGAGCTTTAGTTTATGACGGTAAAATAATTCCGAGTAACATAAAAGTAGAAGATCAAGAAATTATAAATGAAAAGCGTGCCACATATGACTTGTATGTAAATAAAATGGGCGATGAGTCAATCCAATTAGAAAAAATTACAGTAGATGATCAAATAGATTATACAAAGATAATAGATAAAATTGATTATAATTCAGAAAAAAAGGAGTTAATTATCTTAGATAAGGATAATGAAGATTTTGCAATAATTGGACCAAATAGTGATGAGTCTGATTTACCAAAAGATATAACTAAGGTTTTAATAAACAATGATTTAGTTAAAGGGATAATAATAACTAATGGAGATCTTTATTTATTAGGTGAAATTAACTTTATAGGTTCAATTATAACAACTGGGAATATTTATATACTTAATGATGGGATAAAAGAGATCAAGCATAATACTAATATTGTTTCAAAGTTAATTTATGAAAATAATATTACAAATATATTTAAAAATAATTCAAATAATAAAATAGCTCTAGAGAGTAATATAAATGTTAATAAAACAGAGAGTGGAAATGGTATACAAGTTGAAGATTTAATAGAAGTTAGCAATTGGAAGCTCATAAGATAA
- a CDS encoding PilW family protein: protein MRLMNRNGFTVLELLISLAFAGLLIVMLSTLFLTNINSYNKEDIVLELQYQGQIVLNYFSDRVMEAKGIIEIIDTNNMNSLNNDFEINIKKVIFRTNDNGIIFEVKSNNKVFYGEGLSGSATTEIADYIKSISLEPLPLGKTFLDADGIEITVNLSKDNFDESYSTVVFFRNKN, encoded by the coding sequence ATGAGACTGATGAATAGAAATGGGTTTACAGTTCTAGAACTTTTGATTTCACTAGCATTTGCTGGTTTGTTGATAGTAATGTTATCTACATTATTTTTAACGAATATCAATTCTTATAATAAGGAAGATATTGTTTTGGAACTTCAATATCAAGGACAAATAGTTTTAAATTATTTTTCAGATAGAGTCATGGAAGCTAAGGGCATTATAGAAATAATAGACACTAATAATATGAATTCATTAAATAATGATTTTGAAATTAACATTAAGAAAGTTATTTTTAGAACTAATGATAATGGAATTATTTTTGAAGTTAAGTCTAATAATAAGGTTTTTTATGGTGAAGGTCTTTCAGGTTCAGCAACAACAGAAATTGCTGACTATATTAAATCAATTAGCTTAGAGCCTTTGCCATTAGGAAAAACTTTTTTAGATGCTGATGGTATAGAGATAACAGTAAATTTAAGTAAAGACAATTTTGACGAGAGTTATAGTACTGTAGTATTTTTTAGAAATAAGAATTAA
- a CDS encoding VWA domain-containing protein, whose product MLKKLIISFLVISLIFNIMIIDNYTFAEFKDEVKAPINLIRILEKNQYQTGEEFIINYTIQPQNLSIDDVYPEYYLMDKEVVLVMDVSGSMRDKIIFNQNKETIEIRKYIKKLKEGILEIIKTVAVIREDQKDIENILEDLEDNLQSIKKYISKIKVNNEKINKEFEKIEIYIKNIRNNLKEIETKQKGRKKRNKKVSKNIIKNAIEMNKRIENLEKLLKVNKTTRIEAMKFVSKRFLEKLKDDDRIKVSLIPYDTRAWDSSYEGKEFADLSNNKHYNELIKDIDSLQPYGGTNIGDGLRKAYYKLKGSTNKNSRKYIILMTDGEPTAYSFKDYMYYFGEGNNYYTWGGSIADYWDLKYAKLVGEKLLKNGGLEIKSFMIGFSDDANLEKLKQIADSSGGYFKKAEDGDTLDDVYQALADEISSDLPIHNAFFKETIPDGFEILEVSEGLKIKGNTVTGDIGSIIYRLDKERKEFIAEPINFWIKVKANKVGKYQFGNTEGQNESYVSYIDIDGKERVKYFPVIDISVYETEPPVLDAELSFDTDSSNKKLNITVNEPSLIEVLYNDEVIKTIDCREELFGIDEIKEFNITLKRDIQNSLVITATDLSGNKVMETVPYLSLDSINLEEYEHNDLKRPVQLELSTEPNSTIEEIIVNGIKSQENKVTDEGFYTANVVLLDGSNEILVKVKNQYNNIVYRTFKIDIDAKSPLIDSELKDFKLTTNFDEQVEKVWFEADLNNDEIISEDEIFDDSNISISYNEDYTKAEITLTNKFSNRKIKIKAKDLNGNIGFLNIDVPKLNRILGHGILINGVQLKKYEDNSINIVNGYKVKFGIIFSIDSEADTLTLHLNKDRINNVKLLGEFKYDLYEISEGSIVRKVAIKQQDINIQSNDNEIIANINLHTYSDIFERKLLLVYTFRPLVENLGTQGLRISNRFSINESVKDIDINIKPLPKIE is encoded by the coding sequence GTGTTAAAAAAATTAATTATATCTTTTTTAGTAATCAGTTTAATTTTCAATATAATGATAATTGATAATTACACTTTTGCAGAATTCAAAGATGAAGTAAAGGCACCTATTAATTTAATAAGGATTTTAGAGAAAAACCAATACCAAACAGGAGAAGAATTTATTATCAACTATACGATACAACCTCAAAATTTATCAATCGATGACGTGTATCCAGAATATTATCTGATGGACAAAGAGGTAGTTTTGGTTATGGATGTATCAGGTAGTATGAGGGATAAAATTATTTTCAATCAAAATAAAGAAACGATAGAAATAAGAAAATATATAAAAAAATTAAAAGAAGGCATTTTAGAAATAATAAAAACTGTAGCAGTTATAAGAGAAGACCAAAAAGATATAGAAAATATACTAGAAGATTTAGAAGATAATTTGCAAAGTATAAAAAAATATATAAGTAAAATAAAAGTAAATAATGAAAAAATAAATAAAGAGTTTGAAAAAATAGAGATTTACATAAAGAATATAAGAAATAATTTGAAAGAAATAGAAACAAAGCAAAAAGGCAGAAAGAAAAGAAATAAAAAAGTTAGCAAAAATATAATAAAAAATGCAATAGAAATGAATAAAAGAATAGAGAACTTAGAAAAGCTTTTAAAAGTTAATAAAACAACAAGAATAGAAGCAATGAAATTTGTATCAAAACGTTTTTTAGAAAAATTAAAAGATGATGATAGAATTAAAGTTAGTTTAATACCTTATGATACAAGAGCGTGGGATTCAAGTTATGAAGGTAAAGAATTTGCAGATTTATCTAATAATAAGCACTATAACGAATTAATTAAAGATATAGATAGTTTACAACCTTATGGTGGTACTAATATAGGTGATGGTTTAAGAAAAGCTTATTACAAATTAAAAGGTTCAACTAACAAAAATTCTAGAAAATATATAATTCTAATGACTGATGGAGAACCTACAGCTTATAGTTTTAAGGATTATATGTATTATTTTGGTGAAGGAAATAATTACTATACTTGGGGTGGCAGTATTGCTGATTATTGGGATTTAAAGTATGCTAAGTTAGTTGGAGAAAAATTATTAAAAAATGGTGGATTAGAAATAAAATCTTTTATGATAGGTTTTAGTGATGATGCAAATCTAGAAAAACTGAAACAAATAGCTGATAGTTCAGGTGGATACTTTAAAAAGGCGGAAGATGGAGATACATTAGACGATGTATATCAAGCTTTAGCAGATGAAATTAGTAGTGATTTGCCAATACATAATGCATTTTTTAAAGAAACAATACCAGATGGTTTTGAGATATTAGAAGTATCAGAAGGATTAAAGATTAAAGGTAATACTGTAACCGGAGATATTGGAAGTATTATATATAGATTAGATAAAGAGCGAAAAGAGTTTATAGCTGAACCAATAAACTTTTGGATAAAAGTAAAGGCGAATAAAGTAGGCAAATATCAATTTGGTAATACAGAAGGTCAAAATGAATCATATGTTAGCTATATAGATATAGATGGAAAGGAAAGAGTCAAGTACTTTCCTGTAATAGATATATCAGTTTATGAGACAGAACCTCCTGTTTTAGATGCAGAATTGTCTTTTGACACTGATTCTTCAAATAAAAAATTAAATATTACAGTAAATGAGCCTTCTCTTATTGAAGTACTTTATAATGATGAAGTTATAAAAACTATTGATTGTAGAGAAGAACTTTTTGGAATTGATGAAATAAAAGAATTTAATATAACTTTAAAACGAGATATCCAAAATAGTTTAGTTATAACAGCTACAGATTTATCAGGGAATAAGGTTATGGAGACAGTACCTTATTTAAGTTTAGATTCAATAAATTTAGAAGAGTATGAACATAATGATCTGAAGAGACCAGTTCAGCTAGAATTATCAACTGAACCGAATTCAACAATTGAAGAAATTATAGTAAACGGGATTAAATCTCAGGAAAATAAAGTTACAGATGAAGGATTTTATACAGCTAATGTTGTACTATTAGATGGTTCAAATGAAATTCTAGTGAAAGTAAAGAATCAATATAACAATATAGTTTATAGAACTTTTAAAATAGATATTGATGCAAAATCACCTTTAATAGATAGTGAGTTAAAAGATTTTAAATTGACAACTAATTTTGATGAACAAGTTGAAAAAGTATGGTTTGAAGCCGACCTAAATAATGATGAAATTATTTCTGAAGATGAAATCTTCGATGACAGTAATATCAGTATCTCATATAACGAAGATTATACAAAAGCAGAGATTACATTAACAAATAAATTTTCTAATAGGAAAATAAAAATAAAAGCTAAAGATCTAAATGGAAATATTGGGTTTTTAAATATAGATGTGCCTAAACTGAATAGAATTTTAGGCCATGGGATTTTAATAAATGGTGTTCAATTAAAAAAATATGAAGATAATAGTATTAATATAGTAAATGGCTACAAAGTTAAATTTGGTATTATTTTTAGTATAGATAGTGAAGCTGATACTTTAACTTTACATTTAAATAAAGATAGGATTAATAATGTAAAGTTACTAGGTGAGTTTAAATATGATTTATACGAAATTAGTGAAGGCTCTATAGTGCGTAAAGTAGCAATAAAACAACAGGACATAAATATACAATCAAATGATAATGAAATAATTGCAAATATTAACTTGCACACATATAGCGATATTTTCGAAAGAAAATTATTATTGGTATATACTTTTAGACCATTAGTTGAGAACTTAGGTACACAAGGTCTTAGAATTTCAAACAGATTTTCTATAAATGAAAGTGTAAAAGATATAGATATCAATATAAAACCTTTGCCTAAAATTGAGTAA
- a CDS encoding late competence development ComFB family protein — translation MKLYNYMEDVVIRMIDLTIEKYPNICKCKKCKLDMAAIALNNLPPRYIVTEKGKLFTKVNGMEVQFDVDVLKEVTKAIEKVSKKPKHDSDIW, via the coding sequence ATGAAGCTATATAACTATATGGAAGATGTTGTTATCAGAATGATAGATTTAACAATTGAGAAATATCCAAATATTTGTAAATGTAAAAAGTGTAAGTTGGATATGGCGGCTATTGCCTTGAATAATTTACCACCAAGATATATTGTTACTGAAAAAGGAAAGCTATTTACAAAGGTAAATGGAATGGAAGTACAGTTTGATGTAGATGTTTTAAAGGAAGTTACAAAGGCAATTGAAAAAGTTTCAAAAAAACCAAAACATGATAGCGATATATGGTGA
- a CDS encoding shikimate kinase, translating to MRKKNIVLIGFMGTGKSYIGEYIAKKLDMRFYDTDNIIEKDCKCKISYIFEKYGENYFRRVENKVVSEISKKEKVVISTGGGIVLYKSNVEILKKKGIIFLLDGSFNTIINNLYDDREKRPLLKGTDWKKKAMQLFLSRKELYYNSADYIINIDNKNKEDIAGEIINIYSFQK from the coding sequence ATGAGAAAAAAGAATATAGTTTTAATTGGGTTTATGGGTACTGGTAAGTCTTACATTGGTGAGTATATTGCGAAAAAACTTGATATGAGATTTTATGATACTGATAATATAATTGAAAAAGATTGTAAATGTAAAATAAGTTATATATTCGAAAAATATGGTGAAAATTATTTTAGAAGGGTTGAAAATAAAGTTGTTTCAGAAATATCAAAAAAAGAAAAAGTTGTGATTTCAACTGGTGGTGGTATTGTATTATATAAAAGTAATGTAGAAATACTTAAGAAAAAAGGTATTATATTTCTTTTAGATGGCAGTTTTAATACGATTATTAATAATCTATATGATGATAGAGAAAAAAGACCTTTATTAAAAGGCACTGATTGGAAGAAAAAAGCTATGCAGCTTTTTCTAAGTAGAAAAGAACTGTATTATAATAGTGCTGATTACATTATTAATATAGATAATAAAAATAAAGAAGACATTGCTGGAGAAATTATAAATATTTATAGCTTTCAAAAGTAG
- the aroQ gene encoding type II 3-dehydroquinate dehydratase — protein sequence MKKILVIHGPNLNMLGLRDQKIYGNITLENLNEMIKNKGGNLGVEVETFQSNFEGDIINKLHIAKDYYDGIIINPGAYTHYSIAIRDALEILNIPTIEVHLTNIYKREEFRHKSVIAPVCTGQICGLGYLGYIIAIEALYEIITGGDRSDSQ from the coding sequence ATGAAAAAAATATTAGTTATACATGGTCCAAACCTAAATATGCTTGGACTCAGAGATCAAAAAATATATGGCAATATTACTTTAGAGAATCTTAATGAAATGATTAAAAATAAAGGTGGAAATTTAGGTGTAGAAGTCGAAACCTTTCAATCGAATTTTGAAGGTGATATCATAAATAAATTGCATATTGCTAAAGACTATTATGATGGAATAATAATTAATCCTGGAGCATATACGCATTACAGTATTGCAATTAGAGATGCATTAGAAATTTTAAACATTCCAACGATAGAAGTACATTTGACAAACATTTATAAAAGAGAGGAATTTAGACATAAATCAGTTATAGCTCCAGTTTGTACAGGTCAAATATGCGGGTTAGGTTATTTAGGATATATTATAGCTATAGAGGCTCTATATGAAATTATTACTGGAGGTGATAGATCTGATAGTCAATAA
- a CDS encoding Xaa-Pro peptidase family protein, with amino-acid sequence MKLLLEVIDLIVNNARIEKLKKYMKEVDIDSVIIFKPENRRYISGFTGTSGYIIITEKENYIATDFRYLEQVSKQCEGFNIIELNSLHTIFDVLSELKVERLGIEDNFATLQFVRNIEEKCSNINIVPLNGVLENIRMIKDKQEIELIKNAAEITDKAFNHILDFIKVGVKELDIAIELEYFMKKLGAEGPSFKFIIASGKRSAMPHGVASDKIVEDGDFLTIDIGCIYKGYCSDMTRTIVIGKANEKQKNIYNIVLEAQTESLKAIKPDVQGYELDRIARDIIDSYGYKEHFGHGLGHGVGLEVHENPRLAQNEMGKIALKPGMIITVEPGIYIPNFGGVRIEDLVLVTEDGYEVLSKTTKELIEIS; translated from the coding sequence ATGAAATTATTACTGGAGGTGATAGATCTGATAGTCAATAATGCAAGAATTGAAAAATTAAAGAAATACATGAAAGAAGTTGATATAGATTCTGTAATTATTTTCAAACCTGAAAATAGAAGATATATAAGTGGATTTACAGGAACTTCAGGATATATAATAATAACTGAAAAAGAAAACTATATAGCTACTGATTTTAGATATTTAGAACAGGTAAGTAAGCAATGTGAGGGATTTAATATAATTGAATTGAATTCATTACATACTATTTTTGATGTATTAAGCGAATTAAAAGTTGAAAGATTAGGTATAGAAGATAATTTTGCTACTTTACAATTTGTTAGAAATATAGAAGAAAAGTGTAGCAATATAAATATAGTACCACTTAATGGAGTTCTAGAAAACATAAGAATGATAAAAGATAAACAAGAAATAGAATTAATAAAAAATGCAGCTGAAATTACAGATAAAGCATTTAATCATATATTAGATTTTATTAAAGTTGGAGTAAAAGAGTTAGATATTGCTATAGAATTGGAATATTTCATGAAAAAGTTAGGTGCAGAAGGACCTTCATTTAAATTTATAATAGCATCAGGAAAAAGGTCTGCAATGCCACATGGGGTAGCTTCTGATAAAATAGTTGAAGACGGTGATTTTTTAACTATTGATATAGGTTGTATTTATAAAGGATATTGTTCTGATATGACTAGAACTATTGTTATAGGGAAAGCTAATGAAAAGCAAAAAAATATTTATAACATTGTATTAGAAGCACAAACAGAGTCACTTAAAGCAATAAAACCAGATGTACAGGGTTATGAATTAGATAGAATAGCAAGAGATATAATTGATAGTTATGGTTATAAAGAACATTTTGGGCATGGTTTAGGACATGGAGTTGGTTTAGAGGTCCATGAAAATCCGAGACTTGCACAAAACGAAATGGGTAAAATAGCTTTAAAACCAGGTATGATTATTACAGTTGAACCTGGTATATACATACCTAACTTTGGTGGAGTTAGGATTGAAGATTTAGTTTTAGTTACAGAAGATGGCTACGAAGTGCTGTCTAAAACAACAAAAGAATTAATAGAAATAAGTTAA
- the efp gene encoding elongation factor P, protein MISAGDFRKGLTFEMDGEIYQVIDFQHVKPGKGAAFVRTKIKNLKTGAIKDIAFNPSDKFPKAHIETKEMQYLYNDGELYYFMDTETYEQIPLNYDKVEHALKYIKENDVAVMRFHEGKPFEVVPPNFVELVVTHTEPGVKGDTATGGTKPATVETGAVVQVPLFINIGDKIKIDTRTGEYLSRV, encoded by the coding sequence ATGATTTCAGCAGGAGATTTTAGAAAAGGTCTAACTTTTGAAATGGACGGTGAAATTTATCAAGTTATTGATTTCCAGCACGTTAAACCTGGAAAAGGAGCAGCTTTTGTTAGAACAAAAATTAAAAATTTAAAAACAGGTGCAATTAAAGACATTGCATTCAATCCATCTGATAAATTTCCTAAAGCACATATAGAAACAAAAGAAATGCAATATCTTTATAATGATGGGGAATTATATTACTTTATGGATACTGAAACATATGAACAAATACCATTAAATTATGATAAAGTTGAACATGCATTAAAATATATTAAAGAAAATGACGTAGCAGTTATGAGATTCCATGAGGGTAAACCATTTGAGGTGGTACCTCCTAATTTTGTAGAGTTAGTTGTTACGCATACAGAACCAGGAGTTAAAGGAGATACTGCAACAGGTGGAACAAAACCAGCTACTGTTGAAACTGGAGCTGTAGTACAAGTTCCATTATTCATAAATATTGGGGATAAAATTAAGATTGATACTAGAACAGGTGAGTATTTGTCAAGAGTATAG
- a CDS encoding CD1247 N-terminal domain-containing protein, whose translation MDYLYEKIAYLRGLAEGLDIDESTKEGRLLMHIIDTLEDFSDAISELYEEQEELEEYVDAIDEDLTEVEDELFGEIDEDDLFDDDFLYDEEDDIDYVEIHCPNCNEVIYFERDLLDDEDTECPNCHSTIELEDK comes from the coding sequence ATGGATTATTTATATGAGAAAATTGCTTATCTTAGAGGGTTAGCAGAAGGACTTGATATTGATGAATCAACAAAAGAAGGCAGATTACTTATGCATATTATTGATACTTTAGAAGATTTTTCAGATGCAATTAGTGAGCTATATGAGGAACAAGAAGAATTAGAAGAGTATGTGGATGCAATTGATGAGGATTTAACTGAAGTAGAAGATGAATTGTTTGGAGAAATTGACGAAGATGATTTATTCGATGATGATTTTTTATATGATGAAGAAGACGATATAGATTATGTAGAAATACACTGTCCAAATTGTAATGAAGTAATATATTTTGAAAGAGACTTATTAGATGATGAAGATACAGAATGTCCAAATTGTCATTCAACAATAGAATTAGAAGATAAATAA
- the spoIIIAA gene encoding stage III sporulation protein AA, which yields MEQQMINIYENNLYNKSDGFDQILRYLDIDLSNILKKMPLLIRKRVEEIRLRIGRPLAINYDRKDLFIKANGVLTDKVYDAYIVTEKNIRNTFQLISNYSIYAFEEEIRNGFITISGGHRIGITGKVIYRNNNIYTIKEISSLNIRISREKKGVSDKVIKYVIKKPNTIYNTLIVSPPQCGKTTLLRDLIRNLSNGIPKLDFYGLKIGVVDERTEIAGIYKGYPQNDIGLRTDVLDSCHKFDGMMLLVRSMSPNVIATDELGEEKDIIAIHKALKAGVKIISTVHGESINDLLTRPYLKQILKENIFERIILLSNRKGVGTIEDIIDGKTYKSIIKKEV from the coding sequence ATGGAACAACAAATGATTAATATTTATGAAAACAATTTATATAACAAATCAGATGGATTTGATCAAATATTAAGATATTTAGATATTGACTTATCAAACATTTTAAAGAAGATGCCTTTATTAATTAGAAAAAGGGTTGAGGAAATAAGACTAAGAATAGGAAGGCCTTTAGCTATTAATTATGATAGAAAAGATTTATTTATAAAAGCTAATGGTGTTTTAACTGATAAGGTATATGATGCTTATATAGTAACTGAGAAAAATATAAGAAATACATTTCAATTAATAAGTAATTATTCAATATATGCTTTTGAAGAAGAAATACGAAATGGATTTATTACAATTAGTGGTGGACATAGAATTGGTATTACTGGAAAAGTCATATATAGGAATAATAATATTTATACAATAAAAGAAATCTCATCTTTAAACATAAGAATATCTCGTGAAAAAAAGGGTGTTTCTGATAAAGTTATTAAATATGTTATAAAGAAGCCAAATACAATATATAACACTCTGATTGTTTCTCCTCCACAATGTGGAAAAACAACGTTACTTAGAGATTTGATTAGGAATTTGAGCAATGGTATTCCAAAACTAGATTTTTATGGCTTGAAAATAGGAGTCGTTGATGAAAGAACTGAAATAGCTGGTATTTACAAAGGATATCCACAAAATGATATTGGCCTTAGAACAGATGTATTAGATAGTTGCCATAAATTTGATGGTATGATGCTTTTAGTAAGGTCAATGTCTCCAAATGTAATTGCTACAGATGAATTAGGAGAAGAAAAGGATATAATTGCTATTCACAAGGCATTAAAAGCAGGAGTTAAGATCATATCAACAGTACATGGCGAAAGTATTAATGATCTATTAACAAGACCATATTTAAAACAAATTTTAAAAGAGAATATATTTGAAAGAATTATATTATTAAGTAATAGAAAAGGAGTAGGAACCATAGAGGATATCATAGATGGTAAGACTTATAAATCAATTATTAAGAAAGAGGTATAG